A genome region from Bacillaceae bacterium IKA-2 includes the following:
- a CDS encoding TusE/DsrC/DsvC family sulfur relay protein: protein MAEKLIAGINVSVTEEGYLTDPSQWTKEIGLEIAKELEQELSDEHWAIIDYLQKDFKETGKVPTIRRMKKVGGIDTKVLYSLFPEGPVVKATKIAGLSKPASCV from the coding sequence ATGGCAGAAAAACTAATTGCAGGAATTAATGTAAGTGTAACAGAAGAAGGTTATTTAACAGATCCGTCTCAATGGACGAAAGAAATTGGGCTTGAAATTGCAAAAGAATTAGAACAGGAATTATCAGACGAACATTGGGCGATCATTGATTACTTACAAAAAGATTTTAAAGAAACTGGGAAAGTTCCTACTATTAGAAGAATGAAAAAAGTTGGTGGAATTGATACAAAGGTATTGTATAGCTTATTTCCAGAAGGACCCGTTGTAAAGGCGACTAAAATTGCTGGGCTTAGCAAGCCAGCAAGCTGCGTATAA
- a CDS encoding SMR family transporter, which yields MNKYWVYVALTCLFEILWVFGFSTAESLWHWLLVISLILIDFYVLSKACEGLPIGTVYAVFAAVGSIGAVLMDYFLFDGSINFLKLLFIGVLVTGVVGLKLADNQVEEGVKK from the coding sequence ATGAATAAATATTGGGTTTATGTAGCTTTAACTTGCTTATTTGAAATACTTTGGGTTTTTGGATTCAGCACAGCTGAATCGTTGTGGCACTGGCTACTTGTTATTTCTTTGATTTTGATTGATTTTTATGTTCTTTCAAAAGCCTGTGAAGGATTGCCAATAGGAACGGTATATGCGGTTTTTGCTGCTGTTGGATCAATTGGAGCGGTTTTAATGGATTACTTTTTATTTGATGGAAGTATTAATTTTCTTAAATTACTTTTTATCGGTGTACTCGTTACCGGAGTAGTTGGGTTAAAGCTTGCCGATAATCAAGTGGAAGAAGGAGTGAAGAAATAA
- the htpX gene encoding protease HtpX — MGKRFLLFILTNILVMTTIVIAWSLITTFTGIDGSFENNAGGLGINYGSLMVFSLLVGFAGSFISLAMSRWIAKKMMKVKVLDPDGPLTGHERAVVEKVHRFSRAAGLMHMPEVGIYQSSEVNAFATGPSKKRSLVAVSSGLLNAMDDAAVEGVIAHEVAHVANGDMVTMTLLQGVVNTFVVFFSRIAAILVSRLVRSEMQMIVRFAAIIIFQILFSILGSIVVSAYSRHREFHADRGGADLAGSDKMAHALRSLKSYVDRAKVNDRTDDSAIQTMKISGKGGMMKLFSSHPDLDERIRRLEQL; from the coding sequence ATGGGGAAACGATTTTTACTTTTTATCTTAACAAATATTCTTGTTATGACGACGATAGTTATTGCTTGGTCGTTAATTACAACTTTTACTGGCATCGACGGTTCATTTGAGAATAATGCTGGCGGATTAGGGATTAATTATGGATCGCTAATGGTATTCAGCTTACTGGTTGGTTTCGCAGGATCTTTCATCTCACTTGCGATGTCACGTTGGATCGCCAAGAAAATGATGAAGGTCAAAGTGTTGGATCCAGATGGGCCATTAACAGGACATGAACGTGCCGTTGTTGAGAAGGTTCACCGTTTTTCTCGCGCCGCTGGGTTAATGCATATGCCAGAGGTTGGGATTTATCAGTCTTCTGAGGTGAATGCTTTTGCGACAGGTCCTTCAAAAAAACGCTCACTCGTTGCCGTCTCATCAGGGTTATTGAACGCGATGGATGATGCTGCAGTTGAAGGCGTCATTGCACATGAGGTAGCGCACGTCGCAAACGGCGACATGGTAACAATGACGTTGTTGCAAGGTGTCGTCAATACGTTTGTAGTCTTTTTCTCAAGAATTGCCGCGATCCTTGTGTCGCGCTTAGTACGTTCTGAAATGCAGATGATCGTCCGTTTTGCGGCAATTATTATTTTCCAAATTTTATTCTCGATTCTTGGAAGTATTGTCGTCAGCGCGTACTCACGTCATCGGGAATTTCATGCTGACCGTGGCGGTGCTGATCTTGCAGGGAGCGATAAAATGGCCCATGCGCTACGTTCACTGAAATCATACGTCGATCGAGCCAAAGTCAATGACCGTACTGACGATTCAGCGATCCAGACGATGAAGATTAGTGGAAAAGGCGGGATGATGAAGCTCTTTTCATCTCACCCTGATTTAGATGAAAGAATTAGACGTTTAGAACAACTGTAA
- a CDS encoding DsrE/DsrF/DrsH-like family protein, with protein sequence MAEQEKIKKISIVISKGSLEAIYPGLIMANGARMQGIEVNVFFTFFGMDAIVKKKMKNIKVATVGNPAMGIPTLIGALPGMSAFATSQMKKQMETLDIPPIDEFIEMISDAGGKVYACLATVDMFKLKKEDFCDQLDDILTVGDFYDISAGGQIIFT encoded by the coding sequence ATGGCAGAACAAGAAAAAATCAAGAAAATATCAATTGTTATTTCAAAAGGATCTTTAGAAGCTATTTATCCTGGTCTTATCATGGCAAATGGTGCTAGAATGCAAGGAATTGAAGTGAATGTATTCTTTACCTTCTTTGGAATGGATGCAATTGTAAAGAAGAAAATGAAGAATATAAAAGTAGCAACTGTTGGTAACCCAGCAATGGGAATTCCAACTTTAATTGGAGCCCTTCCCGGAATGTCAGCTTTCGCTACTAGTCAAATGAAAAAACAAATGGAAACCCTTGATATCCCTCCTATAGATGAATTTATTGAAATGATAAGTGATGCTGGCGGGAAAGTTTATGCTTGTTTAGCTACTGTTGATATGTTTAAACTAAAAAAAGAAGACTTTTGCGATCAATTAGATGATATTCTCACAGTTGGTGACTTCTATGATATATCAGCTGGTGGTCAAATTATCTTTACTTAA
- a CDS encoding TetR family transcriptional regulator — MMDKREKIILAAIEVFKEKGIEKTKVSDIVKKAEIAQGTFYLYFPSKLSVMPSIAEKIVLQFIKEIKANVDIDVSLNEQMSQLLGSIFKVTSEFRDVSALVYAGLSSTEHMNEWEKIYSPLYDLVAAMLENNKKRQLVRDTVDANCSSKLVVGLIESAAEQVYLYDAYDSQKEKNQKAELLTFLVQALRS, encoded by the coding sequence ATTATGGATAAAAGAGAAAAAATTATTCTAGCGGCTATTGAGGTTTTTAAAGAAAAAGGGATTGAAAAGACAAAGGTTTCAGACATTGTCAAAAAAGCAGAGATTGCTCAAGGGACGTTTTATTTGTATTTTCCGTCTAAATTATCTGTCATGCCTTCTATTGCCGAGAAGATTGTTTTACAATTTATAAAAGAAATAAAAGCAAACGTCGATATTGATGTTTCATTAAATGAACAGATGTCGCAATTGTTGGGATCGATTTTTAAAGTAACAAGTGAATTTCGTGATGTTTCAGCGCTTGTCTATGCAGGTCTTTCATCAACTGAGCATATGAATGAGTGGGAAAAAATATATTCACCTCTTTATGATTTAGTAGCAGCGATGTTAGAGAACAATAAAAAACGTCAATTAGTTCGTGACACAGTAGATGCTAATTGTTCTTCAAAATTAGTTGTTGGGTTGATTGAATCTGCTGCTGAACAAGTTTATTTGTATGATGCCTATGATTCTCAGAAGGAGAAAAATCAAAAAGCTGAATTACTGACATTTTTAGTGCAGGCATTACGCTCTTGA
- a CDS encoding FAD-dependent oxidoreductase translates to MKRILILGAGTAGTMMANHLIKKIDKKEWEITIIDKHEKHYYQPGFLFIPFDIYSEKDVVKPKINFLPKEVEYIQTSIDLIDPDAKRVVLADSTSISYDILIVATGCDIAPDETEGLSDGWRKDIFDFYTFEGSVALRDKLRTWQGGKLVVHITEMPIKCPVAPLEFIFLADWFFKEKKNIRDQVELTFVTPLNSAFTKQKCADVLSHLFPEKNIEIVPNFNVSHVEADQRKLVSLDGKEVNYDLLVTIPTNMGDELIERSGLGDELNFIPTNKHTLQSKAHEDIFVIGDASDIPASKAGSVAHFSGEILTENIISFMNNKPLTAHFDGHANCYIESGYNKALLIDFNYDQEPVKGTFPLPGIGPFSLLKETKINHLGKMAFKHIYWYMLLKGIPIPTVPPHMKTSGKNLS, encoded by the coding sequence TGACAAAAAGGAATGGGAAATAACCATTATCGATAAGCATGAAAAGCATTATTATCAACCTGGTTTCTTATTTATTCCTTTCGACATTTATTCTGAAAAAGATGTTGTCAAACCAAAAATAAATTTTCTTCCAAAAGAAGTTGAATACATTCAAACATCAATTGATTTAATCGATCCTGACGCAAAGCGAGTTGTTCTCGCTGACTCCACTTCCATTAGCTATGACATTTTAATTGTTGCGACTGGATGCGATATTGCTCCTGATGAAACGGAAGGCCTTAGTGATGGTTGGAGAAAGGATATTTTTGACTTCTATACTTTTGAGGGCTCTGTTGCACTTAGAGATAAGTTAAGAACATGGCAAGGTGGAAAATTAGTTGTCCATATAACAGAAATGCCAATTAAATGTCCCGTTGCTCCTCTTGAATTTATCTTTCTTGCCGATTGGTTTTTCAAAGAAAAGAAAAATATTCGAGATCAGGTTGAGCTGACGTTTGTTACTCCTCTCAATAGTGCTTTTACAAAACAAAAATGTGCTGATGTCCTTAGTCATCTCTTTCCAGAAAAAAATATTGAGATCGTTCCAAATTTTAACGTAAGTCATGTTGAAGCGGATCAAAGAAAGCTAGTCTCTTTAGATGGAAAAGAAGTCAATTATGATTTACTAGTTACGATACCGACAAATATGGGTGATGAACTTATAGAACGATCAGGATTAGGCGATGAGTTAAACTTTATTCCAACAAATAAGCACACTTTACAATCAAAAGCACATGAAGATATTTTTGTGATCGGTGATGCCTCTGATATTCCAGCTTCAAAAGCAGGTTCAGTAGCACATTTTTCAGGAGAAATATTAACAGAAAATATTATCAGCTTTATGAATAATAAACCACTAACTGCTCATTTTGATGGCCATGCCAATTGTTATATTGAATCAGGCTACAACAAAGCATTGTTAATTGATTTTAACTACGACCAAGAACCTGTTAAAGGAACTTTTCCACTTCCAGGAATCGGACCATTCTCTTTATTGAAAGAAACAAAGATTAATCATTTAGGAAAAATGGCTTTTAAACACATATATTGGTACATGTTGCTGAAGGGCATTCCAATTCCAACGGTTCCCCCTCACATGAAAACAAGTGGCAAAAATTTATCATAA
- a CDS encoding multidrug efflux SMR transporter, whose translation MGWLFVALAAISEIVGVVGLKLYSQVKNLRHVGIFIGGFTLSLALLYQSFNYLQLSIAYAVWIGLGTAGAVIINMIFFGESKSLARIYSLVLIIIGVTGLKVVS comes from the coding sequence ATGGGATGGTTATTTGTTGCATTAGCTGCTATTAGTGAAATTGTTGGCGTTGTTGGGTTGAAACTATATAGTCAGGTAAAGAATTTACGGCATGTAGGAATATTTATTGGTGGATTTACGTTATCATTAGCCTTATTATATCAATCGTTTAATTATTTGCAGTTGAGTATCGCTTATGCTGTCTGGATTGGTTTGGGAACAGCAGGGGCTGTAATAATCAATATGATCTTTTTCGGAGAATCGAAAAGCTTAGCTAGAATCTACAGTTTAGTGTTAATTATTATCGGTGTCACAGGATTAAAGGTGGTTTCGTAA
- a CDS encoding DUF3231 family protein, translated as MGILDGNQKQEPMHYGEISGLWFFLQGENGAQAGYSTFLNHVGDVDLKKYIEDKLKNEMKPQMQQIENLLRENGIAVPPAPAEKPIANLESIPVGAKFSDLEIAATIAKNIGTGLTSLSLIMSICTREDIATMCGQFHMEKAQAGLRLLKLQKEKGWLVPPPLNVKTPEPVHA; from the coding sequence ATGGGAATTTTAGATGGTAATCAAAAGCAAGAGCCAATGCATTATGGTGAAATTTCAGGGTTATGGTTTTTTTTACAAGGAGAAAATGGTGCGCAAGCGGGTTATTCTACATTTTTAAATCATGTCGGCGATGTGGATTTAAAGAAGTATATTGAAGATAAATTGAAAAATGAAATGAAACCGCAAATGCAGCAAATTGAAAATTTACTTCGTGAAAATGGGATAGCGGTTCCACCAGCACCTGCTGAGAAACCTATTGCTAATTTAGAAAGCATCCCTGTGGGTGCAAAATTCTCTGATCTAGAAATTGCAGCAACGATTGCGAAAAATATCGGTACAGGTTTAACTTCGTTAAGCCTGATCATGAGCATTTGTACACGAGAAGATATTGCGACAATGTGCGGTCAGTTCCATATGGAAAAAGCTCAAGCTGGTCTGCGCTTATTAAAACTACAAAAGGAAAAAGGATGGTTAGTCCCTCCTCCGCTAAATGTAAAAACGCCTGAGCCTGTACACGCATAA
- a CDS encoding enoyl-CoA hydratase — protein sequence MQLKIGDIIKFKRTFEIEDVELFTKVSGDEGSHHVTPDEQGRLIIQGLLTATLPTKVGGDYNILARKIAFEFLRPVFTNDTILCEVKIEKFEVQKERSLISTSFICSNQNGKEVLKGDFSGVIL from the coding sequence TTAAACGGACTTTTGAGATAGAGGATGTTGAATTGTTTACGAAAGTTTCAGGTGATGAAGGCTCTCATCATGTTACTCCCGATGAACAGGGAAGATTAATCATTCAGGGCTTACTTACTGCTACATTGCCAACAAAGGTAGGGGGAGACTACAATATACTCGCCCGTAAGATCGCTTTTGAGTTTTTAAGACCAGTATTTACTAATGATACAATTCTTTGCGAAGTGAAAATCGAAAAATTTGAAGTACAAAAAGAGAGATCACTTATTAGTACCTCGTTTATATGTTCAAATCAAAATGGAAAAGAAGTATTAAAAGGGGATTTTTCTGGAGTGATACTATAA